CAGATCCACGAGGCGGTCTGGAGCGCGTACGCCCGCCACGACGACGACGTCACGGGCGCCCTGCTCGCCCTCAAACAGTACGCCCGCGCCATGCGCGATGCGCTCGTCAGCGCGGACTTCGGCGGCGTGCGGCACGTCATGTCGGAGAACTGGACCCAGCAAAAGCGCCTCCACGCCAGCATCACCAATGACACCGTCGAATCGATCTTCGCGCTGGCCATGAAGTCTGGCGCCTCGTCGGGGAAGGCGTGCGGCGCCGGTGGCGGCGGGGCGCTGGTCTTCTACGCTTCGTCCGAAGGGGATGCGGCGAGGCTCCGGCGCGAGTTGCGCAGCGCCGGCCTCGAAGTCATCGACGTCACGTTCACCTTCGAGGGATTGGTGGACGAGGACGATGAGGCTTCGGAGCCGCAAGCCTGACGGTGCCGCTCCCTGACGCCGGGGGTTTGCCCGCGGTGACGCGTCCCGCGGTCGCCGGGCTTCAACCCGAGTAATCCATGGTGCGCAAGCCTGGTGCCCGCTCCCGCCCGTCGGGTACGTGCGTCTAAGTAGGGCCGGCGTTACCGGCCGATGCCGACGTACGCGACGCCGGCCGCGGCAACTGCCTCCGGCGTGAGCGCGCCGCGCCCATCGAGCACCGCGCGAAGGCCGGGGAACGCACGCAGGTCGAGCGAGGCGTACGCGTCGTGCCACGCCTGGACGACCAGCGCATCGCAAGCGGCCGGGAAGGCGGGCGGCGGTTCGACGCCGGCTGCGCGCAGTTCGTCGGCTGTAAAGAAGGGGTCGTGTACGTACGCCTTCGCGCCGGCGTCGGCGAGCGCCTGCACGAGCCCGTACGCGCTCGAGTGCCGCGACTCCTTCACGTTTGCCCGGTACGCGAACCCCAGCACGATGACTGTCGCCCCGTCAAGCGTGCCCAGCGCCTGCTTGAGCCGCTCGACGCCGTAACCCGCCATGCCGTCGTTGATCCGACGGCCAGTGTCGATGAGGTCGCTGTCGCCGGCGCCGAGGAAGTGCGGGTAGACCGGTATGCAGTGCCCGCCCACGCCGACGCCCGGTTGGTGGATGTGCGAGTACGGCTGCGAGTTCGCCGCTTCGATCGCCTGCAACGCATCGACGCCGAGGCGGTCCGCCATGCGCGCGAACTCGTTCGCCAGCGCAATGTTCACGTCACGGTACGTCGTCTCGGCGAGCTTGGAAAACTCCGCCGTCTCTGCGTCGCGCACTTGCATCACCGGCGCGTCGAGCATCTTCTCGTAGAACTGTGCGGCAAGCGCCGTGCTGCGCTCGTCGATGCCGCCGACGACCTTCGGGTACGTCGCCAGGTCGCGTAACACGCTGCCGGACGAGACGCGCTCGGGGCTGAACGCGACGGCGAAGTCGCCCGGCGGCGTCATGCCGCTCTGTTCGATGATCCTCGCGGCGACGCGATAACGCGTCGTGCCGACCGGCACCGTCGTCTCGACGATGACCAGCGCGCCGCGCCGCACGTGCGGGCCCACCGCCTCGACTGCCGCGTCGAGCAGCGCGAAGTCCGGCCGCTGCGTTTCATCGATATCGACCGGCACGATGAAGATGATGGTATCGGCGCTGGCGGCCGCGTCACGCGCGTCGCACGTCGCGCGGAGCGTACCGCTCACAACGAAGCGCGGGATCGCCTCCGCGAGTCCGGGCTCGCCCTCAAGCGGGTTGCGACCGTCGTTGATCGCCGCAACGCGCGCCGCGTCGATGTCATAGCCTGCAACCTGTGCGCCTTTCGACGCGAACTGCACCGCCAGCGGCATGCCGATTTTGCCCAGCCCGACGACACAGACGTTCACGCGGGCGCCGCCCGCAGCGGCAGCACGACGTCTTCGCCGGTGTCGCCGGCGCGGACCAGCGCCTCGGCCGCCCGCATCGCGGCGATGGCGTCATCCGGCGAGACGGGCGGCGGACCGCCGGCGCGCACCGCCGCGGCGAACGCCTCCAGCTCGACGCGCAGCGGCTCGCGCTTCTCGACCGCGATCGCGCGCACGGGCCCTTCGCTGACGCCCTTCGTGTGGCGCGCCGCCCAGCCCGCCGGCTCCTCGTGTTGGTGATGGTCGTTCTCGTAGAACGTGAGGCTGCGCGCCAGGTAGTCGACGACGAACATCCCGCGCTCGCCGAGCACCGACAGTTCGCGGATCTTCGTCGGCGTCAGCCAGTTGACGTCGAGCACGCCGACGACGCCGTTCGCGAAGCGCAGCATGCCGAGCAGCATGTCTTCGTGCTCCGTGTTGATGCGCTGCTCTGTCTCGGCGTGTACGCGCACGATGTCGCTGTCGAGCAGGAAGCGCATCACGTCGATGTCGTGCGGCGCCAGGTCAAGTGCCACGCCGACGTCGCGCACGCGTTGCGGAAACGGCCCGACGCGGCGCGCGTGTACCTGGAAGATGCGCCCCGCCTCGCCCGCCGCCAGCCGCTGCTTCAGCTCGAACACTGCCGGATTGAACCGCTCGACGTGCCCCACCGTGAGCAGCACCCCCGCGCGTCGCGCCAGGTCGCGAAGTTCCCGCCCCTCGTCGATCGTCGCAGCGAGCGGCTTTTCCACCAGCGTCGCGATCCCGCGCTCGATCGCCGCGCTCGCGACTTCGAGGTGCGCGCGCGTCGGCACGGCGACCGTCAGCAGGTCGATGCGCTGCTCGTCCAGCATGCGGCGGTAGTCGTCGTACCCCGCGACCGCGAGCGCACCGTGGCGCGGGCTTTCAGCCCGCGACTGCTGCGCAGCGGCCGCGGCCACCCGACCCTCATCCACGTCCGCCACCGCCACCAGCTCGATGCCCGGCATCTCGCCGTACACGCGCACATGGTTGGCGCCCATCGCACCAAGCCCGATGACGGCGGCCCGCAGCGGTTCAGTCATGCGCCAATTCTAGTGGATGCGACGCTCCGGTCAGATAATCGGCGAACAACGCCGTCGTCTCCGAGCGAATCCTGTTTCGCGTCATCCTGAGCAAGCGAAGCGCCGTGAAGGATCTCCTCGCGGCGACACTTGAGGACTATCTGGCGAGCGCCGTATGAACGGTCGGAATCGCAAAGGCCCGCCGTCCGGCGGCAAGCGCGGCTCGTCACGATCGAATAGAGCGCGCGACTGACGTGGCAACCCGCTCCTGATCACCCTCCGCCAACCCCGGGTGCACCGGCAGCGACAGCACCTCATCGCACAGCCGCTCGGCGACCGGCATCCGCACGTCGCCGTAGCCGAGACGCCGGTACAGCGGCTGCTGGTGGATCGGCGCCGGATAGAACACCGCCGACTCGATGCCCTCGTTCCGCAGCGCCGCCTGCAACCGGTCGCGCGCATCGCGTCCGGCGCGCACGCGGACCGTGTACTGGTGATACACATGATGCCGCCCCGGCAGCTCGCGCGGCGTCTCGATCGCATCGACGTCGGACAGCAGCTCCGTCAGCCGCGCGGCGTTGCGACGGCGCTGCTCGTTTCGCGCGTCGATCTTCCGCAACTGCGCCTTCCCGAGCGCCGCGGCGATTTCCGTCATGCGGTAGTTGAAGCCGAGTTCCTCCGTGACGTAGCGCGTGCGCTCACCCTGCGACCGCAGCGTGCGCGCCATCTCGGCGACGGCGGCGTCGTTCGTCGTGATCATGCCACCCTCGCCGGTCTGCAGATTTTTCGTCGCGTAGAAGCTGAACGCCGCTATGCCGAACGCGCCGCACTTCTTGCCGCCCACCGACGCGCCGACCGCCTGCGCTGCGTCTTCGATCAGGGCAATGCCACGCCGCTCGCAGATCGCACGCATCGCATCGATCTCGCATGGCTGTCCGTACAGGTGTACCGGCATCACGGCCTTCGTACGCGTCGTGATCGCCACTTCGACCTGCCCCGGGTCGATGCAAAGGTCATCCTCTCGCACGTCGACGAACACTGGCCGCGCCCCGGCGTGCAGCACGACGTTCGCCGTTGCCGCGAAGCTGAACGCCGGCACGATCACCTCATCCCCCGCACCGATGCCGTGCGCCAGCAGTGCCAGGTGCAATGCCGCCGTGCCACTGTTCACGGCTATCGCGTGCTCGACGCCGATGTACGCAGCAAACGCTTCCTCGAACGCCGCGACGCGCGGCCCCTGCGCAAGTTGCTTCGACTCCAGCGCGTCGATCACCGCGCGCTTCTCGTCGTCCTCGACGATCGGCTGCGCGAGCCGGATCGTCAGCGCCGCCGCCGCCGTCACGACGCGATGTCCGCGAAGTGGTACGGCCGGTCGCACGGGTCGCAAAACCACATGTTCGTCTCGGACATCCGCAGCGGCCTCCCGCACACGCAGACCCAGCCTGCCAGCCGCGCCGGATTGCCGCGCATGATCGCGTGGTCCTCGACGTTCGCCGTCACGACGGCGCCGGCGCCGATCATCGCCCACTGGCCGACGGTCACGCCCGGCAGCACGATCGCCCCGGCGCCGATCGAGGCGCCCTCGCGGATCAGTGACGGCTCGATCATCCAGTCGTCGTCGGTCTTGAGGGTGCCGTCGGTGTTGATCGCGCGCGGAAAGCGGTCGTTCGCCAGGATCGCGTGCGGGCCGACGAACACGCCGTCTTCGAGCGTCACGCCGTGGAAGACCGACGCGCGGTTCTGGATCTTGCAACGGTCGCCGATGATCACGTCCCGGTCGACGTACACGCCCTTGCCCAACGTGCACTCCCGCCCGATGCGCGCGCCTTCGCGCACCTGCGCTTCGTGCCAGATGCGCGTGTCGTCGCCGACCTGCGCGTCCTTCGATACGTCAGCGGTGCGGTGGATTACCTGCTTCAAGCGCCGTCACCATGCGTGCCGCCGCGTGCCCATCGCCGAAGACGGGCGGCGGCCGTCCTTGCGGAGGCGATCGTCTCGCCGCTGCCAGTATACGTTCGGCCTGCGCCCCGGCGAGGACGTTCCAGCCGCCTTCCAGCGTCTCGATCCACTCAGTCTCCTCTCGAAGCGTCACGCAAGGCACCGCGAGCAGGTACGCCTCCTTCTGCACGCCGCCGGAGTCGGTGAGCACCACGCGCGCGTTGCGCTGCAACTCCAGCATGTCGAGATATCCGACGGGATCGATGATCCGCACCCCCGGCTCGACTTCGATGTCCGTGCCCATGAGCGCCGCCCGCGTGCGCGGGTGCATCGGCAATATGACCGGCTCGTGGAGCAGCGCCAGCGCCTCCATGATCTCTCCGAGCTTCGCCGGATCGTCGGTGTTCGCCGCGCGGTGCACCGTCGCCAGCACGTAGCCGCGCGGCGTCAACGCGAGTTCACTCAGAATGCGTGACTTCTGCGACGCCGTCTCGGCGTGCTGCAGCAGCGCGTCGTACATGATGTCGCCCGTGAGCGTGACACCTTCCGTCATGCCCTCGCGCGCGAGATTGTCGACCGCCGTCTGCGTCGGCGCGAAAAGATACGTCGAGATGCGGTCGGCGACGAGGCGATTGATCTCTTCGGGCATGTCGCGCACAAAGCTCCGCAATCCCGCTTCGACGTGCGCGACCGGCACGCTGAGCTTCGCCGCCGCGAGCGCGCCCGCCAGCGTGCTGTTCGTATCGCCGTACACCACGACGCGGTCCGGCGACTCGCGCTTGATCGTGGCCTCGATGCGTTCGAGCATCTGCCCCGTCTGCGCGCCGTGCGAGCCCGAACCGACGCCGAGGTGATAGTCGGGCGTCGGCAGCGCCAACTCCTCGAAGAAAACGTCGGACATGGAGGCATCGTAATGTTGCCCGGTGTGGACGAGCACTTCGGTGTTACGCTCGCGGACGGCGCGCGAAAACGCTGCGGCCTTGATGAACTGCGGCCTCGCGCCGACGACGGTCAGGATCTTCATGCGGGCGCGGCGTGCATCTCAACCCCGCGATGTGCGCGGCGGATCATTCGTTACCCGGCTTGCCGTACCGCTTGCGCAGTTCCGTCTTCAGCACCTTACCCATCGGGTTGCGCGGCAACTCGTCGACGAACGCGAAGTACGTCGGCGCCTTGTAGCTTGCCAGGCGCGCCTTCGCATAGCTGACGACCTCCTCGGGATCAGGCTTCGCGCCGCCCTTCGGCACGATGATCGCCTTGATCACTTCGCCCCAGTCCGGATCGGGCACGCCGATGATCGCCGACTCTTCGATCTGCGGATGCTCGTCGAGCGTCGCCTCGATCTCGCCCGGCGAGATGTTCTCGCCGCCGCGAATGATCAAGTCCTTCTTGCGTCCCGTGATGAACAGGTATCCCTCGTCGTCCAGGTACCCGACGTCGCCCGTGTGCAGCCAGCCATCGACGATGGCGCTCGCCGTCGCTTCCTTCTGCTTGTGGTACTCGGCCATGATGCGCGGCCCCATCACGGTGATCTCGCCTTCTGCGCCCGCCCCGACGATGTTGTTCCCTTCGTCCATGATGGCTATGACCACGTCGTCCATGCCGCGGCCCACGGAACGCAGCCGGTGCAGCCTCTTGTCGCGTTCGTCGCCCGGCTCCTTCGGGATCTGGTGGTCATCCGGCCCCAGGAACGTCATCGTCGACGTGCTTTCCGTCTGACCGTAGGCGTTCATCAAGCCGCACGTGAACGCGTCAACCGCCTTGCTGACGACTTCGTACGGCATCGGCGCCGCGCCGTACGTGATGAGCTTAAGCGACGACAGGTCGTACTTCGCGAAGTCTTCGTGCTCCATGATGCGCTTCAGCATCGTCGGCACGACGAAGCTGTGCGTGACCTTCTCGTTGTGTACGGCTTCGAGCCACGCTTTCGGGTCGAACTGCGGCAGGATGACAAGCGTCCGCCCGCCCCACACCGAAGACATCAGCGGCGTCACGCCCGCCACGTGGAACATCGGCACGGAGAGCAGCGTCACGTCTGGCTCCTCGCCGGGATCGGCGGGGTTCATCGTGTTCGTCACGTACACCGAGAGGTTCGTGTACGTGAGCGCGACGCCCTTCGGCACCGACGTCGTGCCGGATGTGTAAATCAGCACCGTGGGCCGTTCCTCGTCGACCTCGATGAACAACTCATCAGGGCTCGACGCCGCCAGCACGTCCGGATAGAAGTCCATGCCTTCGACCAGGCGGTCGTAGCAGACGAACCGCTCGACGTGCTCCAGCGTCGGACGCAGCCGTGCGACCAGGTCGAGGTAGCGACTGCCCACCAACAGCACGCCTGCGTCGGACGCGTTGATCATGTACGTCAACTCTTCGTCCTTCGCGCGATAGTTGAGTGGCACGAACGTCGCGCCGACTTTCGCCGCGGCGTAGTACGTCTCCACGTATTCGATGCAGTTCGTCGCCATGATGCCCACGGGCTTATCGGACCCCGCGCCAAGCCCCAGGAGGTAGTTCGCGAGCCGGTTCACCCGCTCGGCCATGTCCATGTACGTCACGCGCTTGCCCTCGCAGACGAGCGCGGTGCGGTCGGGGACGACCATCGACGTGATCTGCAGGAATTCGGCCGTGTTCATGCGTGCGTCCCTCGAAATGCGCGGGCATCCGGTTCGGCCGACAATCTAGCCGATCGGACACGGGCGGGAAACTGGCCTGCTGGTCGCTGGTCGCTGGTCGCCGTCGCTGGTCGGCCGCGCTTAGTCAGGCGGCGCCATACTCGATGTGGAGATCCATACGTTCCGCATCCACCGACGACTGACGCCTGACGACCGGCGACCCTACCGCTATGATCCCTGCATGAAGTTCTGCATCGGCAGCGATGACACCGGCCCCGCGCCCGACGCTGTTGTCGTGGCGCTGCGTGAGCGCGGCCACGACGTCGAGCTGTGCGGGCCGTTGGCCGGCGAGCAGACCGGCTGGGCAGATGTCGCGCACGCGGTCGCGCAGAAGGTCGCCTCAGGCGCCGCGGATCAGGGCGTGCTGTTCTGCTGGACCGGCACCGGCGTGTCGATGACCGCGAACAAGACGCCCGGCATCCGCGCCGCGCTCTGCGGCGACGCCGAGACCGCGCGCGGCGCCCGCGTCTGGAACGATGCGAACGTGCTGTGCATGTCCCTCCGCACCACGACGCCGATCGTCGCTCGTGAGATCATTGACGCGTGGCTGTCAGCTGAGGTCGACGGCAGCGAGCGCGAACAGATCGCCCGGATCGAGTCGTAGCTCCCTCTGACCGACTGATGGACTGACCGACTGACCGAATGGCTACACCTTCAGCAGCGAAGCGAACCGCTTGTCAGACTTGAACGGCCCGACGAGCGCGAGCGAGAGCTTTCGCTCATCGAGCAGCTTCTTCGCGACGCGACGAATGTCGTCGCTCGTCACCGCGTCGACCAGCGCAACCACTTCGTCGGGCGTCCGCACGAAGCCGTTGAGCATCTCTTGGCCGCCGATCCAGCCGCTGACGTTGCGCGTGTCTTCCATCCGCAGCAGCAGCCGTCCCTTCGACAGTTCCTTCGCCTTGTGCAGTTCGTCGTCGCTGACGCCGCTGTCGCGCACCAGCGCGAGCTGCTCGAGCAGCGCCCCCGTCGCCTCGACGGTCTTCTTCGGGTCGACACCCGCGTAGACCGCGAACGCGCCCGTGTCCAGGTAGTGGCTGGCGTAGCTGTGGACGTCGTAGCAGAGGGCGCGCTTTTCGCGCAGCTCCATGAACAGCCGGCTGCTCATGCCTTCGCCGAGGATGACGCTGATCAGGTCGACCGCGAAACGATCGGGGTCCTGGTTCGAGAGCGCGTGTACCGCGATCTCGATGTGCGCCTGCTCCGTGCGCTTGTACTGCACCCGCGCCCGCGGGGCCGTCTGGCCGTCGATCGCGGGAATCCAGTCCGACGGGCTGCCCGCCTTCCAGTCGCCCAGCGCATCACGGAAAAACTCGACGATCTCGCCGTGCTCGATCGCCCCCGCCACCGCCACGACGATGTTGTTCGGCACGTACTGGCGGTGCATGTAGTCCAGCGTCCCCTCACGCGTTAGGCCGTTGACGGACGCCTCGGTGCCCGCCACGTCGCGCCCCAGGGGCTGGTCCGGCCACATCGTCGCGTCGAGCAGCACGTCGACGAGTTGCGCTGGCGAGTCCTCGATCGACGCCAACTCCTCGATGACGACCTTCCGCTCTTTTTCGATCTCCGCCGCCGCGATGAGCGGGTTGCGAATCATGTCCGCGAGCACATCGGCGGCGCGCTGAAAGTGCGGCCGGGCGACCTTCGCGTAGTAGACGGTCAACTCCCGGTCGGTGCCGGCGTTCATGACGCCGCCGACCGCGTCGATCGTCTCCGAGATTAACTGTGCCGAGGGCCGCTTCTCGGTGCCCTTGAACAGCAGGTGCTCCAGCAGGTGCGAGAGCCCGGCTTCAACCGGCGTCTCATAGCGGGAGCCCGCGCCGACGTAGACGCTGACGGAGACAGATCGCGTCCCCGGCATCGGCGCCGACAGGATGCGTAGGCCGTTATCGAGCGTCGTCTTGCAGTACTGGGGGTCTTCGAAGGGTGATGTCATGGATGCGATCAGTGTAACAGGGTTCGCTGTTGACGCGCTCTTGCTTTCACGTGGGCCCATGTGTTTTGAACGAAGGACCAAGAACCTCGAACTTAGAACCTAAACCGGTCAGCGTGGACCTGAGGTTCCAGGTTCCTCATGATCACAATTGAACAACGACGTTGTCGATCCGCCGCGACCCTGCATCTGCCGAAAAAACGAAGAGAGGCGCATTAGGCTGCGCCCCTCCCAATGTCACGCCCTGCCGTCGATCAGCAGGGGCGATTCCCATCGAAAATCATCGTGAAGTACACCTTGCCGTCGCGGCCCTTCGCGACCCCGGTGCCGAAGCGCGTGTAGTGGCAGCCAAGGATGTTCTCCATGTGCCCCGGACTCTTCCGCCACATCTCGACCGCGACGTCCGCCGTCTGCGGCCAGTCCCACGTGTTCCACGCGATGTTCTCGCCGGCCCATGCGTGCGGAACGCCGCGCTGGTCCATCAGACAGACGTAGTTGCAGCCGTCCGGAGGCTGGTGGCTGAAGTAGCCGCGCGCCGCCATGTCGCGGCTGCGGATGCGCGCGATCTCCACCAACGCCGGGTCGGCGACCAGCGGTGGCAGCCCGCGCGACGCCCGGATCTGGTTGATGCCGCTGTAGGTCTTGATTTCCGCCGCCACCTCGACCGTGCAGCCGGAGAGCAGGCCGATCGCCAGGGCGCCAAACACCACCAGCGTCCCGAGTGGTAGATACGATCGAAGACGGTGCCACCGGTTCACGTCCGACTCCTTCCACTTCCACAATCGGATGGAATCGACGCGTCTGATGGTCTGCGCACCCGGATTCGTAATCCCTCATCCCGGCGCGTGGCGATCCTTCGCAATGGCAATCCTTGCACTGAGGCGCGCCAGCGCGCGCTCGCTCCCTCCGCCCGGGGGCGAGGGAATCGCGACTCGTTCCAGCGGGGTCGCTCTTCAGTTCCAGGAGGCCCTGCCCCAAGGCCGCGGCTACCCTACACGAGCCGTCAAGGCCTTGACTACCCTCTGATCCGTCACAGGTCTGTTATGGGACTGCCCACCCAGATACGCCACATCGGTATGTCGGGGCGAACCACGACGCCCCGCATCGGCTATTCCTATGCCGGTTTAGGACGCGAGGAACTTATCGACCAGGGCGTTGTAGATATCCGCCCGCTCGAAGTAGACAGAATGTCCGGCCTTCGCGACGCGCTCCACGCTGGCGTTCGGAAAGCACCCGGCGGCCGCATCGATGATCGGCGGCTGAATGACGATGTCCTCCTCGCCGGCGATGAACAGCACGGGCAATTTGACCCCGGCGGCTTCTTCGGCAGACACGTTGCCGCACGAGCGTATGAGTTCACCCAACTGAGCACGCTCGCGGGGCGGATTGAGCGCGTCGATCTCCGCGTAAAGGAACGCGAGGTCCGGTTGTTCGTCGCGCATGCGGGCGCCTGCCGCCGGATGCACGCCCTCGGGCGGCGGCCCGGCGTTCTGGCTCGCTGAGCGCGCGGCGGCCGTCACCTCCGGCGTCGAAAGTCCGCCCGGCGTGTCTGACATGACGAGCTTCACGACGCGCTCAGGGTGCCGGACCGCAAACCGCAGGCACGTCCAGCCGCCCATCGACTGCGCGACGAGGTGCGCCCGTTCGATGGCCAAATGATCGAGCAGCGCCCGCAGGTCATCGGCGAAGGCGGCGCCCATGCGGCCATCAGCGTCGATCGACTGCCCGAACCCGCGGTGGTCGAAGACGATGCAGGTATAGCCGCTCTCGAAGTGTGGCACCTGCTGCCACCACGACAGGTGGTTGCCGCCCGCCCCGTGCGCGAAGACGATCGCCGGCGCGCCGCCGGGCTTCGGCCCGTGCCGCTCGTAGTAGATGCGCCCGCCCTCGACATCGACAAACGGCATAGCGCGATCCTAGACATCGCGGCGTTACGGGCAATCGCGCGCAGTCGTACACTGGGAGTGTTATGCGAGCGATGTTCGAACGGCGTCCTGGCGTGTGTGCGTCTCCTGAGAGTCCCCGGACGTGACCACCAGCATGCCCGCCGACGCTCCCCACAACCTCAACGACTTTCTTCGCGCCAACGGCTATAACACGCCCGACGCGATGGCCCGCGCCCGCGCCGTGCTCGAAGCCGCCGGCCTGACGAACCCGCGCAAGAAGGCGATGGCATCCTCGAAGCTGGACGCGGCGAAGAACGCGCTGGCGTCGACGCTCCTGCGCGTCTGCGGCGACGAGTGCGCCGCGCTCGCACGGTCCATGCGCAACGAGCGCCGCGAGCCCGTCGTCACGTCCGGCACGACGTGCGAAGTCTGTGGCGGCTCGAACAATCGCCGCGCCGCGATCGCCTGCGGCATGACGCTGCGGCGCAACAAGGTCAAGCACGTGCTCGTCGTCGGTGGGACGGCGCCGCAACAGCACGAACTGACGGCGCTCCTCGGCGGTGACGGCATCGAACTTGAGTTCGTCGACGGCACGGGCAAGTCGCACTCGCAGCGCGATGCGATCGCGAACATGCGCCGCGCCGATGTCGTCGTCATCTGGGGTGCGACGCCGCTGCGCCACGCCGTCTCGAACCTCTACACCGATGCGCCGCTTCCCGGCCTGCGCGTGATCTCCGTCCCCCGCCGTGGCATCGAAGCGCTCTGCGGTGAAGTGATCCGCAGTTTCCGCGACACGCCGCTCAGCACGCGTCGCTGACTGTGCAGGATCGCGGCATCAGTCGATGCTCGAGATTGCCGGGTACGACGTGAAACGTCAGCGCTTGTCCATCGGCACGTAGTCGCACTGCCGCCGCCCCGTGTACACCTGCCGCGGTCGCGCGATCTTTTGCTCCGGGTCCGTGATCATCTCGCGCCACTGCGCCACCCAACCCGCCGTCCGCGGGATCGCGAAGAGCACCGGGAACATCTCGACCGGGAAGCCAAGCGCCTGGTAGATGATGCCCGAATAGAAATCGACGTTCGGGTACAACTTGCGTTCGATGAAGTAGTCATCCTCCAGCGCGATCCGCTCCAACTCGAGCGCGATGTCGAGCAGCGGGTTGCGCCCAACCTGCTCGAACACCTCATCGGCTGTGCGCTTGATGATCTTGGCGCGCGGGTCGTAGTTCTTGTACACGCGGTGCCCGAAGCCCATCAGGCGGCCTTCGCCGGACTTGAACTTCTTCACGAACTCCGGCACCCGCTTCTTGTCGCCGATCTCTTCGAGCATCCGCAGCACTTCTTCGTTGGCGCCGCCGTGCAGCGGCCCGTAGAGCGCCGCCGCCGCGGCCGCCGTCGACGAGTACGGGTCGCTCCGCGAACTGCCGACCGAACGCATGGCGTTGGTGCTGCAATTCTGCTCGTGGTCCGCGTGCAGGATGAACAGGACATCCATCGCGCGTTCCAGCACCGGGTTGGGCTTGTACTCCACCTGGCCCATGCGCCACAGCATGTTCAGGAAATTGCCCGGGAACGACAGGCCGTTGTCCGGGTAGACATACGGCATGCCGCGGTTGTGCCGGTAACAGAACGCCGCGAGCGTCGGCATCTTCGCGATCAGCCGCCACGTCTGCGCCTCGCGCGACTCCGGGTCGTCGACGTGACGCGCCTCCGGATAGAACGTCGAGAGCGCGCCGATCGTGCCGACGAGCATGCCCATGGGATGTGCGTCGTACCGAAACCCCTCGACGAACTTCTTGATGTTCTCGTGTACCATCGTGTGGTACGTGATGTTGTGCGTCCACTCGTCGAGTTGCGCCTTCGTCGGCAGTTCGCCGTAGATGATCAAGTACGCGGTTTCCAGGTAGGTGCTCTGCTCCGCCAACTGCTCGATCGGATATCCGCGATACTCGAGCACACCGCGGTCCCCGTCGATGTACGTAATGGCGCTCTGGCACGACGCCGTGTTGGTGAACGCCGGGTCGTACGTCATCAGCCCGAAGTCGCCCTCGTTGACCCGGATCTGCCGGAGGTCCATCGCGCGCACGGTGCCGTTGCTGACGGGAATCTCGTACGACTGGCCCGTGCGATTGTCGGTGACGGTGAGCGTGTCGCTCGGCATCAAGGCCTCCTTGCGATGAGAGACGCGCGCGCGGATCGCGCGTGTGCGGTGGCTCGATCCGAGGATAGCAGCTATAGCAGCTATAGAATCCGCTCTCGCGGCGCACATCCGATCGCGTCCGGTCCGCGCTCGCAGC
The Dehalococcoidia bacterium DNA segment above includes these coding regions:
- a CDS encoding RpiB/LacA/LacB family sugar-phosphate isomerase, whose amino-acid sequence is MKFCIGSDDTGPAPDAVVVALRERGHDVELCGPLAGEQTGWADVAHAVAQKVASGAADQGVLFCWTGTGVSMTANKTPGIRAALCGDAETARGARVWNDANVLCMSLRTTTPIVAREIIDAWLSAEVDGSEREQIARIES
- a CDS encoding CAP domain-containing protein is translated as MNRWHRLRSYLPLGTLVVFGALAIGLLSGCTVEVAAEIKTYSGINQIRASRGLPPLVADPALVEIARIRSRDMAARGYFSHQPPDGCNYVCLMDQRGVPHAWAGENIAWNTWDWPQTADVAVEMWRKSPGHMENILGCHYTRFGTGVAKGRDGKVYFTMIFDGNRPC
- a CDS encoding pitrilysin family protein translates to MTSPFEDPQYCKTTLDNGLRILSAPMPGTRSVSVSVYVGAGSRYETPVEAGLSHLLEHLLFKGTEKRPSAQLISETIDAVGGVMNAGTDRELTVYYAKVARPHFQRAADVLADMIRNPLIAAAEIEKERKVVIEELASIEDSPAQLVDVLLDATMWPDQPLGRDVAGTEASVNGLTREGTLDYMHRQYVPNNIVVAVAGAIEHGEIVEFFRDALGDWKAGSPSDWIPAIDGQTAPRARVQYKRTEQAHIEIAVHALSNQDPDRFAVDLISVILGEGMSSRLFMELREKRALCYDVHSYASHYLDTGAFAVYAGVDPKKTVEATGALLEQLALVRDSGVSDDELHKAKELSKGRLLLRMEDTRNVSGWIGGQEMLNGFVRTPDEVVALVDAVTSDDIRRVAKKLLDERKLSLALVGPFKSDKRFASLLKV
- a CDS encoding citrate synthase, encoding MPSDTLTVTDNRTGQSYEIPVSNGTVRAMDLRQIRVNEGDFGLMTYDPAFTNTASCQSAITYIDGDRGVLEYRGYPIEQLAEQSTYLETAYLIIYGELPTKAQLDEWTHNITYHTMVHENIKKFVEGFRYDAHPMGMLVGTIGALSTFYPEARHVDDPESREAQTWRLIAKMPTLAAFCYRHNRGMPYVYPDNGLSFPGNFLNMLWRMGQVEYKPNPVLERAMDVLFILHADHEQNCSTNAMRSVGSSRSDPYSSTAAAAAALYGPLHGGANEEVLRMLEEIGDKKRVPEFVKKFKSGEGRLMGFGHRVYKNYDPRAKIIKRTADEVFEQVGRNPLLDIALELERIALEDDYFIERKLYPNVDFYSGIIYQALGFPVEMFPVLFAIPRTAGWVAQWREMITDPEQKIARPRQVYTGRRQCDYVPMDKR
- a CDS encoding alpha/beta hydrolase → MPFVDVEGGRIYYERHGPKPGGAPAIVFAHGAGGNHLSWWQQVPHFESGYTCIVFDHRGFGQSIDADGRMGAAFADDLRALLDHLAIERAHLVAQSMGGWTCLRFAVRHPERVVKLVMSDTPGGLSTPEVTAAARSASQNAGPPPEGVHPAAGARMRDEQPDLAFLYAEIDALNPPRERAQLGELIRSCGNVSAEEAAGVKLPVLFIAGEEDIVIQPPIIDAAAGCFPNASVERVAKAGHSVYFERADIYNALVDKFLAS